TATAGCATGGCACCCGATGCACAACGCTAGGAACCAATGGACATGCCCCCTATAATGCGCGGTTCTTTACCACCAGTTGACGATTCCCATGGCCAAGAAGCTTTACATCGAAACCCACGGTTGCCAGATGAACGAGTACGACAGCTCGCGCATGGTCGATCTGCTGGGCGAACACCAGGCCCTGGAAGTCACCGCCCGCGCCGAAGATGCCGACGTAATCCTGCTCAATACCTGCTCGATCCGTGAGCGGGCCCAGGACCGTGTCTACTCGCAGCTGGGCCGCTGGCGTGAATTGAAACTGGCCAACCCGGACATGGTGATCGCCGTCGGCGGTTGCGTGGCCAGCCAGGAAGGCGCCGCGATCCGCGACCGCGCGCCGTATGTCGATGTGGTCTTCGGCCCGCAAACCCTGCACCGTCTGCCGGAAATGATCGACGCCGCGCGCATCACCAAGCTGCCGCAGGTGGACGTTTCGTTCCCGGAAATCGAAAAATTCGACCACTTGCCCGAGCCGCGCATCGATGGCCCAAGCGCTTATGTGTCGGTGATGGAAGGTTGCAGCAAGTACTGCACGTTCTGCGTGGTGCCCTATACCCGTGGTGAAGAAGTCAGCCGGCCATTTGACGACGTGCTGTCGGAAATCATCCACCTGGCCGAAAACGGTGTGCGCGAAGTGACGCTGCTGGGCCAGAACGTCAACGGCTATCGCGGGCAGACCCACGACGGGCGCCTGGCTGACCTCGCGGAGTTGATTCGCGTGGTGGCCGCCGTTGATGGCATCGAACGCATTCGCTACACCACCTCGCACCCGCTGGAGTTCTCCGACAGCCTGATCCAGGCCCACGCCGAGGTGCCGGAGCTGGTCAAACACCTGCATTTGCCGGTGCAATCGGGTTCGGACCGCATTCTGTCGGCGATGAAGCGCAACCACACTGCCCTGGAATACAAATCCAAACTGCGCAAATTGCGCGCGGCGGTGCCGGGTATCTGCATCAGCTCGGACTTTATCGTCGGTTTTCCTGGCGAGACCGAGAAAGACTTCGAACAGACCATGAAGCTGATCGAGGACGTCGGTTTCGACTTCTCCTACTCGTTTGTCTACAGCCAACGCCCAGGCACGCCGGCAGCCGACCTGGCGGATGACACGCCCGAAGCGCTGAAAAAAGAGCGCCTGAATGCGCTGCAGCATCGTCTGAACCAGCAAGGCTTCGAGATCAGCCGACAAATGGTCGGTTCGATCCAGCGCATCCTGGTCACCGACTATTC
The sequence above is a segment of the Pseudomonas sp. R76 genome. Coding sequences within it:
- the miaB gene encoding tRNA (N6-isopentenyl adenosine(37)-C2)-methylthiotransferase MiaB — its product is MAKKLYIETHGCQMNEYDSSRMVDLLGEHQALEVTARAEDADVILLNTCSIRERAQDRVYSQLGRWRELKLANPDMVIAVGGCVASQEGAAIRDRAPYVDVVFGPQTLHRLPEMIDAARITKLPQVDVSFPEIEKFDHLPEPRIDGPSAYVSVMEGCSKYCTFCVVPYTRGEEVSRPFDDVLSEIIHLAENGVREVTLLGQNVNGYRGQTHDGRLADLAELIRVVAAVDGIERIRYTTSHPLEFSDSLIQAHAEVPELVKHLHLPVQSGSDRILSAMKRNHTALEYKSKLRKLRAAVPGICISSDFIVGFPGETEKDFEQTMKLIEDVGFDFSYSFVYSQRPGTPAADLADDTPEALKKERLNALQHRLNQQGFEISRQMVGSIQRILVTDYSKKDPGELQGRTENNRIVNFRCDTPTLIGQFADVHIDAAQPHSLRGSLVN